Genomic DNA from Jejubacter calystegiae:
GTCAGACTGCGCCGGCCTTCGCTGATAGCGCCACGGACCAGTTGCCGGATATCGGAACAACCGCCGCAAGCACGCTCTCCATCGCCCAGGAGATGCAGATGGGCGACTTTTATATTCGCCAGTTGCGCGGTAGCGCCCCGCTGATTAATGACCCGCTGCTCCAGCAGTATATTAATCAGTTGGGCATGCGCCTGGTGAACCACGCCCATTCGGTGCGCACGCCGTTCTACTTTCACCTGATCAGCAACGATGAAATCAACGCCTTCGCCTTTTTCGGCGGTAATGTCGTCCTGCATTCAGCGCTGTTTCGCTATGCCGATAACGAAAGCCAGCTGGCCTCGGTCATGGCTCACGAAATCTCCCACGTCACCCAGCGCCATCTGGCACGCGCCATGGAAGATCAGAAGCGCTATGCGCCGCTGACCTGGGTCGGCGCACTGGGATCGATTCTGCTGGCGATGGCCAGCCCCCAGGCCGGGATGGCGGCTATGTCCGGCACCCTGGCCGGTAGCCGTCAGGGGATGATAAGCTTCACCCAGCAGAACGAACAGGAAGCCGATCGCATCGGCCTGCAGGTACTGCAGCGTGCCGGGTTTGATCCCCAGGCAATGCCTGCGTTTCTGGACAAGCTGCTCGACCAGGCCCGCTACTCCAGCCGCCCACCGGAAATTCTGCTGACTCACCCCCTGCCGGAAAGCCGTCTTTCCGATACCCGCAACCGCGCCAATCAGATGCGTCCGGTGGTCGTTCAGTCATCGGAAGCCTTCTATATGGCGAAGGTACGCGTGCTGGGCATGTATAACACCGGCCGCAACCAGCTCACCGGCGAGCTGCTGGATAGTCTGGATAAAGGTAACGTGCGTCAGCAGCACGCCGCCCGCTATGGCCGGGCCCTACAGGCGATGGAAAACAAAAACTACGCCGAAGCCTGGCGTCAGCTCCAGCCGCTGCTAAGCGCCAGCCCGAACAACCCCTGGTATCTCGATCTCGCCACAGATATCGATCTGGGTCAGAACAAAGCGGCCTCGGCCATTAGCCGCCTGAATGGCGCTCCGGGGCTAAAAACCAACCCGGTGTTGCAACTTAACCTGGCGAACGCTTACGTTCAGAGCGGGCAGTCCGCCAAAGCCGCCACTATTCTTAACCGCTACACCTTCTCGCACCGCGACGATACCAACGGCTGGGATCTGCTGGCCCAGGCTGAAGCCGCCCAGGGCAGTCGCGATCGGGAACTGGCCGCTCGTGCCGAACTGCTGGCGCTGCGCGGTCAGTTGGATCAGGCCATTACGCTATTAAGCAGCGCCAGTAGCCAGGTGAAGGTTGGGAGTTTGCAGCAGGCGCGTTACGATGCGCGTATCGATCAACTGCGTCAGATGCAGCAGCGTTTCCGTCAGTATCAGAAGAACAGCTAAGGAGTTAATCAGGCATGTCTAGTACCGTTACCATCTACCACAATCCCCGCTGCTCCAAGAGCCGGGAGACCCTCACCCTGCTGAAGGAAAACGGCGTTGAACCCGAAATCGTGCTCTATCTGGAAACGCCGCCGGATGCAGCCACCATCAGTAAGCTACTGAACATGCTGGAATTCGAAAGCGCCCGCAGTCTGATGCGTCAGAAAGAGGATCTGTACAAGACGCTGAATCTGGGCGACGCCTCTCTTAGCGAGGCGCAGCTGATTCAGGCCATGGTGGAAAATCCGAAGCTTATCGAACGCCCCATTGTGGTTAAGGGCGATAAAGCGCGCATTGGTCGACCGCCGGAACAGGTACTGGAACTGCTGGCCTGATAGCGGTTACAGATTAAGAATCTCTTTCACGAACGGAATGGTCAGCTTGCGCTGCGCGGTAATCGAGGCGTGGTCAAGCTGATCGAGCGTCATAAACAGCGTACGCATTTCGCGATCCAGCCTTTTGAGCAGAAAACGCCCCACGTCTTCCGGCAGTTCAAAACCGCGCTGCCGGGCGCGCAGCTGCAGTGCCTGAAGCTTGTCGTTATCAGAAAGCGGTTGCAGCCGGTAGATCTGCCCCCAGTCCAGGCGCGATGCCAGATCCGCCAGCTGCAGATTAAGCTGGCGCGGCGGGCGATCGCCGGTGATCAGCAGCCGGGTGTTGCCGGACTCCAGAATGCGATTATAGAGGTTAAAGATCGCCATCTCCCACAGCTCATCCCCGGCGATGCATTCAATATTATCGATGCAGACCAGCGACAGTTGCTCCATCCCTTCCAGTACGTCAGGCACAAACCAGGTCCGCTTATCCAGCGGGACATACCCCACCGCTTCGCCACGCAGGGAAAGCTCGGCACAGGCGGCGTGCAGCAGATGGCTGCGGCCTCCTCCTTCCCGGGACCAGAAGTAAATGTAACCGCTGTGTTCCTGATGCAAAACGTTCTGTAGCGCAGCGAGCAAGGCAGGATTATCGCCCGGCCAGAAACTGGCGAACGTCTCGTCGTCAGGAAGATAGAGCGGCAAAGAGAGCTGAGCCGGTGTGTTCAGAGGGACCTCAACCAGAACTTGCGAAAAAATCGCGAGGAAGTTTACCACAGTTTAGCGAAAGGATTGAAGCTGGCCCGCGCAAGCGGCGGGCCAGATTGCACAAGGATCAAGCGTGCGGAGCCTGTTGCTCGTCGTCGTCCGCCTCCAGTACCGTCTCTTCCGGGCGCAGAATGCTAATCACCTTGAAGATCAGGCTCAGGGCGATACCCACCACGGTCGCCAGCGCCATGCCTTTCAGCTCTGCGGCACCGATGTGAATCTTAGCGCCGCTAACGCCGATAATCAGAATGACCGAAGTCAGGATCAGGTTCTGAGCCTTGCTGAAGTCCACTTTAGATTCAATCAGCACCCGAATACCGGAAGCGCCAATCACCCCGTAAAGCAGCAGGGAGACCCCGCCCATGACCGGTACCGGGATAATCTGGATCGCCGCCGCCAGTTTACCGATGCAGGAGAGCAGAATAGCCAGGATAGCCGCACCGCCGATCACCCAGGTGCTGTACACCTTAGTGATCGCCATAACGCCGATGTTCTCGCCGTAGGTGGTATTCGGCGTCGAGCCAAAGAAACCGGAGAACATGGTGGAAAAACCGTTGGCAAACATCGAACGGTGCAGGCCCGGATCGCGCACCAGATCCTTGCGCACGATGTTTCCGGTCACCACCAGATGGCCGACGTGCTCGGCAATCACCACCAGCGCCGCGGGCAGAATCGTCAGCACGGCAAACCACTCGAATTTCGGGGTATAGAAGGTCGGCAGCGCAAACCAGTGAGCTTCACGGATCGGCGTAATGTCCACCACGCCCATACAGAAGGAGAAGGCATAGCCCACCAGCACGCCGATCAGAATCGGGATAATCGCCAGGAAACCGCGGAAGAGAACCGAACTAAAGACCGTGACGCCCAGGGTTACCATCGCAATGGAAAGCGTGGTGCCGTCCACTGACTGACCGTCAGCAGGCAGCATGCCCGCCATATTGGCGGCAACGCCCGCCAGCTCCAGGCCGATCACCGCCACAATGGCCCCCATCGCCGCAGGCGGGAACATCACATCCAACCAGCCGGTGCCCGCCTTCTTCACAATCAGCGCCACCAGGCAGAACAGCGCGCCACAGGCGATAAAGCCGCCCAGCGCCAGTTCATAGCCCAGCGGCAACAGCAGCAGTACCGGTGAAATAAAGGCAAAGCTGGAGCCCAGATAAGCAGGGATCTTCCCTTTACAGATAATCAGATACAACAGCGTGCCGATGCCGTTGAATAGCAGGACCGTTGCCGGATTGATATGGAACATAATCGGCACCAGTACGGTGGAGCCGAACATGGCGAACAGATGCTGCAGACTGAGTGGGAGCGTCTGTAACAGCGGCGGTCTTTCACTCACCCCGATAGCACGGCGCGTCATAGCAATATCCTCTGTGTGATAAACGAAGAAAGAAAATCCAAAAAAAAGCCGACTGTTAAAGTCGGCTGAATAAATTATTTAGTACCAAATATCTTGTCCCCGGCGTCGCCGAGGCCCGGAATAATGTATCCGTGTTCGTTGAGCCCCTGATCGATGGAGGCGGTGTAAACCTCTACGTCCGGGTGTACTTTCTCCAGCGCCGCCAGACCTTCCGGCGCCGCTACCAGCACCAGCACCTTAATATTGTGGCAGCCCGCTTTTTTCAGCAGGTCGATAGTGGCGATCATCGAGCCACCAGTCGCCAGCATCGGGTCCACCACCAGCGCCATACGCTCGTCGATATGCGAGGCCAGTTTCTGGAAGTAAGGCACCGGCTCCAGGGTCTCTTCATCGCGGTAAACGCCTACCACGCTGATGCGCGCGCTGGGTACGTTTTCCAGCACCCCGTCCATCATGCCAAGACCGGCACGCAGAATCGGCACTACGGTGATCTTTTTACCTTTGATCTGTTCTATTTCCACCGGGCCGTTCCAGCCTTCGATAGTCACCGTTTCGGTTTCCAGAGCGGCAGTGGCTTCATAAGTCAGCAGGCTTCCGACTTCCGAGGCGAGCTCACGAAAACGTTTAGTGCTGATGTCCACATCACGCATCAGACCCAGTTTGTGTTTCACGAGTGGGTGTTTCACTTCCACAATCTTCATGCTCTATCTCCCCAAAATGCGTCAGCCATAAAAAAAATCGCCGGATTATACCGCTTTTTTGCCGCTGCGCCATCACTAAGGCGCACGATCGGGATCAATCGATTCCGGATCAGTATAGAGCAGAGCCCTGTTTCAGCGCCCTGCTTCCTTAGCGCGTTTTTCATTACCGGAAGGGCTCGCAAACGTTTGCCTGGACTGTTAGAATCACCGCGATTTTTTCTACCGCGCTGGAACCTTTTTTATGACCAATAAAACCTCTCTCAGCTATAAAGACGCCGGTGTTGATATCGATGCGGGCAATGCACTGGTCGACCGAATTAAAGGGGTGGTGAAGAAAACCCGCCGCCCGGAAGTGATGGGGGGGCTTGGCGGCTTTGGCGCACTGTGCGCCCTGCCGCAGAAATACCGCGAGCCGGTGCTGGTTTCCGGCACCGATGGCGTTGGCACCAAGCTGCGGCTGGCGATGGATCTGAAGCGTCATGACACTATCGGCATCGATCTGGTGGCCATGTGCGTCAATGACCTGGTGGTTCAGGGGGCAGAGCCGCTGTTCTTCCTTGATTACTATGCGACGGGCAAGCTGGACGTAGATACCGCAGCAAGCGTCGTCGGCGGCATCGCCGAAGGTTGTCTGCAGGCTGGCTGTGCGCTGGTTGGTGGTGAAACCGCTGAAATGCCCGGCATGTACCACGGCGAAGATTATGACGTGGCCGGTTTCTGCGTCGGCGTGGTAGAGAAATCAGAAATTATCGACGGAACCAAAGTGGCCGACGGCGACGTGCTGATCGCCCTGGGATCCAGCGGCCCGCACTCCAACGGTTACTCGCTGGTACGTAAGATTGTCGAAGTCAGCGGCTGCGACCCGCTCACTACCCAGCTCGACGGCCAGCCGCTGGCGGACCATCTGCTGGCGCCGACCCGCATCTACGTGAAATCGGTGCTTAAGCTTATCGAACAGTGCGACGTTCACGCCGTCGCCCACCTGACTGGCGGCGGTTTCTGGGAAAACATTCCGCGCGTTCTGCCGGATAATACCCAGGCCGTTATCGATGAATCCAGCTGGCAGTGGCCGGCGGTGTTCGACTGGCTCCAGCAGGCGGGCAACGTCAGCCAGCACGAAATGTATCGCACCTTTAACTGCGGCGTAGGCATGGTCATCGCCCTGGCGCCTGACGAAGCCGAAAAAGCCATCGCCCTGCTTAATGCAGAGGGTGAAAAGGCGTGGAAAATCGGTATTATCAGGGCCTCTGACTCTGAACAACGCGTGGTTATTGGGTAATGAAAAAGATTGTGGTGCTTATTTCTGGCAGTGGAAGCAATCTGCAGGCGATTATCGATGCCTGCCAGCAACGACGGATTGATGGCACCATTGAGGCGGTATTTAGCAATAAGGCCGATGCTTACGGTCTTGAGCGCGCTCGCGCGGCAGGTATCGCCGCGTTTGCGCTCTCGCCTGGCGACTATCCGGATCGTGAAGCCTATGATCATGCGCTAATGACGCAGATTGATGAGCACGCGCCCGATCTGGTGGTACTGGCGGGCTATATGCGTATTCTTAGCCCGGCTTTTGTGGCCCATTATCGTGGTCGCCTGCTCAATATCCACCCTTCCCTACTGCCGAAATATCCCGGCCTGCATACCCACCGTCAGGCGCTGGATAACGGCGATCGCGAACACGGCACTTCGGTACACTTCGTCACCGAAGAGCTGGACGGCGGTCCGGTGATCCTCCAGGCCAACGTGCCCATCTTTGAAGGCGACGACGAAGAGACCGTTATCGCCCGGGTTCAGCACCAGGAGCACGCCATCTACCCGCTGGTGATCGGCTGGTTTATGGATGGCCGTCTGGCTATGCGCGATAATGCCGCCTGGCTGGACGACCAGCCCCTGCCTTCCCGGGGCTACGCCGCCGACGAATAACCACTCTCCTTCCCTCCCGGGAAGGAGAGTCTTGTCTGATACTTCTGCCTGGCGTTGGACATACCCGGATATTGCTCGCCATAATAAGCGCCGAGACGGATTTTCCACGTCCGGAAACGGGAACCAACCAAACGGAGTGTGAGTCGCATGGGTCAGGAAAAGCTGTACATTGAAAAAGAGCTAAGCTGGTTATCGTTCAACGAACGCGTACTTCAGGAAGCGGCGGACAAATCAAACCCGCTCATTGAGCGCATGCGTTTTCTGGGCATCTATTCCAATAACCTGGATGAATTTTACAAGGTACGCTTCGCTGAACTGAAACGGCGGATCCTGATTAACAAGGTTCAGGGTACCCACTCCAACTCCCGCCATCTGTTAACCAGAATCCAGAACCGGGTGCTCAAAGCCGATCAGGAGTTCGATGGGCTGTATAACGATCTGTTATTGGAGATGGCGCGTAACCAGATCTTCCTGATTAACGAACGTCAGCTTTCTGCCAACCAGCAAAACTGGCTGCGTCACTACTTCAAACACTATCTGCGCCCGCACATTACGCCGATCCTGATTACCCGGGAAACCGATCTGGTGCAGTTCCTGAAGGATGACTACACCTACCTGACGGTGGAGATCATTCGCGGTTCAGAGATTAAGTATGCGTTGCTGGAGATCCCCTCCGATAAAGTGCCGCGCTTCGTCAACCTGCCGCCGGAAGCGCCGCGTCGGCGTAAGCCGATGATTCTGCTGGATAACATCATGCGCTACTGCCTGGATGAGATCTTTAGCGGCTTCTTCGACTACGACACGCTGAACGCCTACTCCATGAAGATGACCCGCGACGCCGAATATGAGCTATTGCATGAAATGGAGTCAGGGATGCTGGAGCTGATGTCTTCCAGCCTGAAGCAGCGTCTGACCGCCGAACCGGTGCGCTTCGTTTATCAGCGCGATATGCCGGACGCCATGGTGCAACTGCTGGCCGACAAACTGTCGATCTCGCGCTATGACTCCATTATTCCCGGCGGTCGCTATCACAACTTTAAGGACTTCATCGACTTCCCCAACGTAGGTAAAGCCAACCTGGTGAATAAGCCTATGCCGCGCCTGCGTCATATCTGGTTCGACAGGTTCCGTAATGGCTTCGACGCCATTCGCGAGCGCGATGTGCTGCTCTACTATCCGTACCATACCTTTGAGCACGTGCTGGAATTACTGCGCCAGGCCTCCTTCGATCCGAGCGTTATCTCCATCAAAATCAATATTTACCGGGTCGCCAAGGATTCACGCATTATCGATTCGATGATCCATGCCGCCCACAACGGCAAAAAGGTGACTGTGGTGGTGGAGCTCCAGGCGCGCTTCGACGAAGAGGCCAATATTCACTGGGCCAAACGTCTGACCGAAGCCGGAGTCCACGTGATCTTTTCGGCCCCGGGGCTGAAAATTCACGCCAAACTGTTTTTAATCTCCCGCCGCGAAGGGGAGCAGGTGGTACGCTACGCCCATATCGGTACCGGCAACTTCAACGAAAAGACCGCGCGCCTGTATACCGACTATTCGCTGCTGACCGCCGATGCCCGCATCACGGGCGAGGTGCGTCGGGTGTTTAACTTTATTGAAAACCCCTACCGGCCGGTGAGTTTCGACCACCTGATGGTTTCGCCGCAAAACTCGCGCCGCCTGCTCTACGAACTGGTGGATAACGAAATCGCCAACGCCCAGCAGGGGCTGCCGTCGGGCATTACCCTGAAGCTGAATAACCTGGTCGATAAAGGTCTGGTGGATCGGCTGTACGCCGCTTCCAGCTCCGGGGTACCGGTAAATCTGCTGGTGCGAGGTATGTGTTCGCTGATCCCTGACCTGGAGGGTATTAGCGAAAATATCCGGGTAATCAGCATCGTCGATCGTTATCTGGAACACGACCGGGTCTACATCTTTGAAAACGGGGGCGACAAAAAAGTCTTCCTCTCTTCAGCAGACTGGATGACGCGTAACATCGATTACCGCATCGAGGTCGCCGTTGCCCTGCTCGATCCGCGCCTGAAGCAGCGGGTACTGGACATTATCGCCATTCTGTTTAGCGACACCGTTAAAGCGCGCATCATCGACAAAGAACTCAGTAATCGCTATGTACCGCGCGGCAATCGCCGTAAGGTCCGCTCGCAACAGGCGATTTATGAATACATCAAATCTCTGGAACAGCCTGAATAATACCTATGCCGATCACTCAACAAGCCCCCCGACCACAGGAGTTCGCTGCGGTCGATCTCGGCTCCAACAGCTTTCACATGGTCATCGCCCGGGTGGTGGATGGCGCCATGCAGATCATCGGTCGTCTTAAGCAGCGCGTTCATCTGGCCGATGGTCTGGACGCCGACAACATCCTGAGCGAAGAGGCCATGGAGCGTGGCCTGGCCTGCCTGGCGCTGTTCGCCGAGCGGCTACAGGGATTCAGCGCCGCCAATGTCTCTATCGTCGGCACCCACTCCCTGCGTCAGGCGGCCAATGCGGCGGAGTTTCTGAAACGCGCCGAGGCGGTGATCCCCTACCCCATCGAGATCATCTCCGGTAACGAAGAGGCTCGCCTGATCTTTATGGGCGTGGAGCATACCCAGCCGGAAAGGGGCCGCAAACTGGTGATCGACATCGGCGGCGGCTCTACTGAACTGGTGATCGGTGAAAACTTTGAACCGCGTATGGTAGAAAGCCGACGCATGGGCTGCGTCAGCTTCGGGCAAAACTTCTTTCCGGAAGGCGAAATTTCCCCCGTGCGCTTTAACCGCGCCCGACTGGCCGCCACCCAAAAGCTGGAGAATCTGGCCTGGCAGTACCGCATTGAAGGCTGGAACGTGGCGCTGGGCGCTTCCGGTACCATCAAAGCGGCTCATGAGGTGCTGCTGGAGATGGGTGAAAAGGATGGACTGATCACGCCGGAACGCCTGGAGATGCTGTGTCACGAAGTCCTGAAATACAAGCGCATCAGTTCACTCAAACTACCAGGACTGTCTGACGAGCGTCGGGCGGTTTTCGTACCCGGGCTGGCGATTCTGTGCGGCGTTTTCGACTCGTTGCGCATTAAAGAGCTGCGTCTTTCCGATGGCGCCCTGCGCGAGGGGGTGCTTTATGAAATGGAAGGCCGTTTCCGCCATCAGGATATTCGTAGCCGCACGGCCCAGAGCCTGGCAAGCCAGTACAATATCGACAGCGAACAGGCGAAGCGGGTGCTGGAAACGACTCTGCGCATGTTCGAGCAGTGGCAGGCGCAGAATCCTAAGCTTGCCAACCCGCAGATGGCGGTACTGCTCCAGTGGGCCGCCATGCTGCACGAAGTGGGGCTCAATATTAATCACAGCGGACTGCACCGCCACTCGGCCTATATCCTTCAACACAGCGACCTGCCCGGCTTTACCCAGGAGCAGCAGGCGTTAATGGCGACGCTGGTGCGCTATCACCGCAAAGCCATTAAGATTGACGAGCTACCGCGCTTTACGCTGTTTAAAAAGAAGCAGTTTATTCCACTGATTAAGCTGCTGCGCCTGGGGGTGCTGCTGAATAACCAGCGTCAGGCCTCCACGTCGCCGCCCACGCTGGTGCTGGAAACCGACGATCACCACTGGACCCTGCGCTTTCCCCATAACTGGTTCAGCCAGAACGCGCTGTCGCTGCTGGATCTGGAAAAAGAACAGCTGTACTGGCGCAATGTCACCGGCTGGAAGCTGAAAATAGAGGAAGAGTCGGCGCCTGACGCCTGAGAAAATCCTGGGCTGCCACTGAGGCAGCCCTCAGATTGATAACAAAGAGGGAAAAAACGTGGTTTTTCCCTCTTTGTGGTTATCAGCCGAAAATCAATGAATTGATTTTCCGTGTTTATTTTTCTGGTGATTCTGGCCGAACGCGTTCGGGCCAGGTTTTTCATCAGTCTCAGGGCTGCCACTGGGGCAGCCCTTATGTTATTTCCCTTGTATCAGCGCTTCCAGAGGCAGAGGGCGCCCAATCGCCCACCCCTGCATATAGTCAATGCCCAGCTTGCGTATGGCCTCACGAATCTCGTCGGTTTCGACCGATTCGGCCACCAGCTGCATCTTCTTGGTACGCGCCAGCTGGCAGATGGAGTCCACAATCTGATAATCGAGGCTGCTAACCAGTAAATTGCGGATAAAGCTGCCATCGATTTTCATGATATCCGCGTTCAGATCGCGCAGCCGCGCATAGCTGGCGTAGCCGGTACCAAAATCATCAATCGCCACCCGACACCCCATGTGCTGCAATGCAGAAAGGGTGCGACTGGCCTGCTCTACGTTGGTCAGAGAGTGGCTTTCGGTCACTTCAAACACCAACTGCCACGCCTGTACGTCATAGCGTTTCAGCAGACGCTGAACGTCATTCACAAAGCGCGGTCGACACACCGATGACGGTGTCAGATTGACCGAGAAACGACAGGCAGGCAGCGCATCGCGATAGTCGGAGATAAAGGCCATGCTCTTTTCCAGCACCCACAGATCGATCTTCGATGACAGGCCGAACTCGTGGGCCACCGGCAGGAAACAGTCCGGTTCGACAACCTCGCCGTTTTCATCTTTCATCCGCAGCAATATCTCATGATAGGTATCGCCGCGTACCCCCTCGATAGGCTGCGCCAGCAGGAAGAAACCATCATGATCCAGCGCCTGCTGAAGCTGGTTCATCATATCCACTTTGCTCTTCACCGCCTTCTGTACGTGGCGAGCGCCATAGAGTTGAAGGCTTTCCGGATGGCCGGTGTGTACGGAGTGATCCGCCATGGTGCCGAGCTCCCCCAGCAGCAGATGATGATGAGCCACCGGAGCGCGCACATAGCTGTAGCTAATACCCACCTGGAGCTGAAACGGCATGCCGTCCCAGCTGAAGCGGAACTGCCTGATCTGCTCATCCAGCGCTTCGATACGCTCTTTCTGGGTTTCGCCATTCAGGCGTAACGCCAGTTCGTCACTGGACAGATGATAGAGTTGCTCCCCTTCCTGCAACATCCCGCTTAACCAGTTCGCCATCTCCTGCTTAAACGTGATGCGCAGCAGCATACCGTAGTTACGGCTCAGCAGTTCGAGCTCCGGGAAGCGCAGCAGACACAGCATAGAACCGGCGTGACCGTTCAGATCCCGGTTCAGGGCGCGCAGGTTAGGCATCTGTACTACCGGGTCGATATAGGCCGCATAGCGTATCTTTTCGTGACTGGCGCGCTGGCGCGTGGTTACCTCCGCCATCAGATAGATGGAAAACGAAAACACCAGAAAACAGGAGCTGGTAAGCGCCATCTGATTATCATAATCCAGGCCAGGCGGTAGATAGCGGTAAAAATAGTGGCTGACAATAAGCAGCATGATCGTCCAGACCGTGGTGATAAACAGGAAACCAAAACGCATGGCCCCCCAAATCATCACCGGCAACATCAGCGTAAAGGTGTAGTTGGTATTAAAGATGGTGCTGGCGTCAGTCAGCGGCAGCAGCAGCAAGCTTAGCAACAGCAGAATACAGGCCCACCACAGCCCCAGCTCCAGTCGGGTGGTATTCGGGTGGAACTGGGCGCGCATACGCGAGAAAAAGCTGCGTGCGAAGCGGGGGTGGCGCAGGGTACGAATAATAAAGTAGCAGAACGGCAAACCGGTCAGACAGCTCACCAGCAGCGCCTGATAGTTAATCAACGTACTGATTTTCCAGGGAGTATCCCCCAACAGGCTGACCTGGGCGGCATATAAACCAAAACGGATCGCGCTCTGGTACAGCAGGAAAAAGGCGGTCGCACTACAGAACACCAGCCAGAACATGCGGGCCGCCGTCTGGTACATATTGCCGAAGTTGACGTTATTACGCCTCGGCACGAAAAGGCTGTAGCCGCCCCAGCAAATTGTGAGCATCAGCAGATAGTGCAGCGCAGAGGCAAAACCGTCAAAGCTGCCGCGCAGCGGCAGGTAGTGAAACAGAATAGACAGCACAATACCCGGCAGCGCCGCCCAGCTGAAAATCATCATCAGTGCCAACATCATCGCCGGCAACATATAGTAAAGAACAACACGAATGCCGTGCAGCTCCGTGTAAACGGAAAAATAAAATGCCAATGGGTGAATCAAAACCGGAAGAATTAACGGAAGACACCACCATTTGTTTTTATTTCGTTGGTACCAGCCAGAAAATTGCATTAGATGTCCTTCAGAATACCAGAAGCTCCATGATGGTATTTTCAGACAGGCATCCAACCTGACCGTTGTGGTGAAAAGTGGATCACAGCTCCCCCTCTCTTAAGCGAGTGCTGATTCTAGTTACTCGCTAAAAGTTAAAATTGATTAAAATCAATTTACATGGCCTG
This window encodes:
- the purM gene encoding phosphoribosylformylglycinamidine cyclo-ligase — protein: MTNKTSLSYKDAGVDIDAGNALVDRIKGVVKKTRRPEVMGGLGGFGALCALPQKYREPVLVSGTDGVGTKLRLAMDLKRHDTIGIDLVAMCVNDLVVQGAEPLFFLDYYATGKLDVDTAASVVGGIAEGCLQAGCALVGGETAEMPGMYHGEDYDVAGFCVGVVEKSEIIDGTKVADGDVLIALGSSGPHSNGYSLVRKIVEVSGCDPLTTQLDGQPLADHLLAPTRIYVKSVLKLIEQCDVHAVAHLTGGGFWENIPRVLPDNTQAVIDESSWQWPAVFDWLQQAGNVSQHEMYRTFNCGVGMVIALAPDEAEKAIALLNAEGEKAWKIGIIRASDSEQRVVIG
- the bepA gene encoding beta-barrel assembly-enhancing protease, yielding MFRQLKKTLVATLITAMMAGQTAPAFADSATDQLPDIGTTAASTLSIAQEMQMGDFYIRQLRGSAPLINDPLLQQYINQLGMRLVNHAHSVRTPFYFHLISNDEINAFAFFGGNVVLHSALFRYADNESQLASVMAHEISHVTQRHLARAMEDQKRYAPLTWVGALGSILLAMASPQAGMAAMSGTLAGSRQGMISFTQQNEQEADRIGLQVLQRAGFDPQAMPAFLDKLLDQARYSSRPPEILLTHPLPESRLSDTRNRANQMRPVVVQSSEAFYMAKVRVLGMYNTGRNQLTGELLDSLDKGNVRQQHAARYGRALQAMENKNYAEAWRQLQPLLSASPNNPWYLDLATDIDLGQNKAASAISRLNGAPGLKTNPVLQLNLANAYVQSGQSAKAATILNRYTFSHRDDTNGWDLLAQAEAAQGSRDRELAARAELLALRGQLDQAITLLSSASSQVKVGSLQQARYDARIDQLRQMQQRFRQYQKNS
- the purN gene encoding phosphoribosylglycinamide formyltransferase; translated protein: MKKIVVLISGSGSNLQAIIDACQQRRIDGTIEAVFSNKADAYGLERARAAGIAAFALSPGDYPDREAYDHALMTQIDEHAPDLVVLAGYMRILSPAFVAHYRGRLLNIHPSLLPKYPGLHTHRQALDNGDREHGTSVHFVTEELDGGPVILQANVPIFEGDDEETVIARVQHQEHAIYPLVIGWFMDGRLAMRDNAAWLDDQPLPSRGYAADE
- the arsC gene encoding arsenate reductase (glutaredoxin) (This arsenate reductase requires both glutathione and glutaredoxin to convert arsenate to arsenite, after which the efflux transporter formed by ArsA and ArsB can extrude the arsenite from the cell, providing resistance.), with translation MSSTVTIYHNPRCSKSRETLTLLKENGVEPEIVLYLETPPDAATISKLLNMLEFESARSLMRQKEDLYKTLNLGDASLSEAQLIQAMVENPKLIERPIVVKGDKARIGRPPEQVLELLA
- the upp gene encoding uracil phosphoribosyltransferase; the protein is MKIVEVKHPLVKHKLGLMRDVDISTKRFRELASEVGSLLTYEATAALETETVTIEGWNGPVEIEQIKGKKITVVPILRAGLGMMDGVLENVPSARISVVGVYRDEETLEPVPYFQKLASHIDERMALVVDPMLATGGSMIATIDLLKKAGCHNIKVLVLVAAPEGLAALEKVHPDVEVYTASIDQGLNEHGYIIPGLGDAGDKIFGTK
- a CDS encoding DnaA inactivator Hda, yielding MNTPAQLSLPLYLPDDETFASFWPGDNPALLAALQNVLHQEHSGYIYFWSREGGGRSHLLHAACAELSLRGEAVGYVPLDKRTWFVPDVLEGMEQLSLVCIDNIECIAGDELWEMAIFNLYNRILESGNTRLLITGDRPPRQLNLQLADLASRLDWGQIYRLQPLSDNDKLQALQLRARQRGFELPEDVGRFLLKRLDREMRTLFMTLDQLDHASITAQRKLTIPFVKEILNL
- the uraA gene encoding uracil permease; this encodes MTRRAIGVSERPPLLQTLPLSLQHLFAMFGSTVLVPIMFHINPATVLLFNGIGTLLYLIICKGKIPAYLGSSFAFISPVLLLLPLGYELALGGFIACGALFCLVALIVKKAGTGWLDVMFPPAAMGAIVAVIGLELAGVAANMAGMLPADGQSVDGTTLSIAMVTLGVTVFSSVLFRGFLAIIPILIGVLVGYAFSFCMGVVDITPIREAHWFALPTFYTPKFEWFAVLTILPAALVVIAEHVGHLVVTGNIVRKDLVRDPGLHRSMFANGFSTMFSGFFGSTPNTTYGENIGVMAITKVYSTWVIGGAAILAILLSCIGKLAAAIQIIPVPVMGGVSLLLYGVIGASGIRVLIESKVDFSKAQNLILTSVILIIGVSGAKIHIGAAELKGMALATVVGIALSLIFKVISILRPEETVLEADDDEQQAPHA